A section of the Agarivorans litoreus genome encodes:
- a CDS encoding sodium:solute symporter family protein, whose product MDLNVLIVLIYFCFLIAIGWMFRTFTNNTSDYFRGGGKMLWWMVGATAFMTQFSAWTFTGAAGKAYNDGLAVAIIFVANAFGYFMNYAYFAPKFRQLRVVTVIQAIRMRFGKYNEQVFTWSGMPNSVVSAGIWLNGLAIIASGIFGFDMTWTIILTGLVVLIMSVTGGSWAVIASDFMQMVVIMAVTVTCCIVAIIHSGGVGNILDEFPRDFVIGDNLNYVSILTIWAFFIFVKQFSITNNMLNSYRYLAAKDSKNAKKAALLACCLMTLGPVIWFIPPWFLAGQGVDLAAMHPEMGSKAADAAYLAFVELYMPAGMVGLLIAAMFAATMSSMDSGLNRNSGIFVKNFYEPVLRPHASEKELVAVSKITSTVFGILIILFALFINSLKGLSLFDAMMFAGAMLGFPMTIPAFLGFFIKKTPDWAGWGTLIVGAGVSYIVGFVIGPQHIQDLFGLEQELTNREWKDLKVAIALIGHITLTGGFFIMSQLFYKGLSEERSKDVDKFFNNLHTPLVNESAEQEVLDNKQRSMLGKLIAAAGAFVMLLVALPNSFGDRLVFILCGAIILGVGVLLIKANTSNKKPPLGQAVETES is encoded by the coding sequence ATGGATTTAAACGTCCTGATTGTACTCATTTACTTTTGCTTTTTGATCGCCATTGGCTGGATGTTTAGAACATTTACCAATAACACCAGCGACTACTTTCGTGGGGGCGGTAAAATGCTCTGGTGGATGGTAGGTGCAACCGCCTTTATGACACAGTTCAGTGCTTGGACCTTCACTGGCGCGGCAGGCAAAGCCTATAACGATGGCCTAGCTGTTGCCATTATTTTTGTAGCCAATGCCTTTGGTTACTTCATGAACTACGCTTACTTCGCGCCTAAATTCCGTCAACTTCGTGTAGTGACGGTAATTCAAGCTATTCGCATGCGTTTTGGTAAATATAATGAGCAAGTATTTACTTGGTCTGGTATGCCTAACAGCGTGGTATCTGCGGGTATCTGGTTAAACGGCTTAGCCATTATTGCTTCTGGTATTTTTGGTTTTGATATGACCTGGACCATTATATTAACCGGTCTTGTCGTGCTAATTATGTCTGTTACCGGTGGCTCTTGGGCTGTTATCGCATCCGACTTTATGCAAATGGTTGTGATTATGGCAGTAACCGTAACCTGTTGTATTGTTGCCATTATTCACTCTGGTGGCGTTGGTAATATTCTAGATGAATTCCCTCGTGACTTTGTTATCGGTGACAACCTTAACTACGTAAGCATCTTAACTATTTGGGCATTCTTCATCTTCGTTAAGCAGTTTAGCATTACCAATAACATGCTTAACTCTTACCGCTACCTTGCGGCTAAAGATTCAAAGAACGCTAAAAAAGCTGCATTACTAGCTTGTTGTTTGATGACTTTAGGCCCTGTTATTTGGTTTATTCCACCATGGTTCTTAGCGGGTCAAGGCGTTGACTTAGCCGCTATGCACCCTGAAATGGGCAGTAAAGCCGCTGATGCCGCTTACCTAGCCTTTGTTGAACTATACATGCCCGCAGGTATGGTGGGTCTATTAATTGCCGCAATGTTTGCTGCCACCATGAGTTCTATGGATTCTGGCCTTAACCGTAACTCTGGTATCTTTGTTAAAAACTTCTATGAACCAGTATTACGCCCACATGCTTCAGAAAAGGAACTAGTAGCAGTATCTAAAATCACCTCTACGGTATTTGGTATTCTTATTATTCTCTTCGCCTTGTTCATTAACTCTTTAAAAGGTTTGAGTTTATTTGACGCGATGATGTTTGCCGGTGCCATGCTAGGTTTCCCTATGACAATACCTGCTTTCCTAGGCTTCTTCATTAAGAAAACGCCTGACTGGGCTGGCTGGGGTACCCTAATTGTTGGTGCTGGTGTGTCTTACATCGTAGGTTTTGTAATCGGGCCGCAGCATATCCAAGACTTATTTGGCTTAGAGCAAGAACTTACTAACCGAGAGTGGAAAGATCTTAAAGTAGCAATCGCGTTAATTGGTCATATTACTCTAACGGGCGGCTTCTTTATAATGTCTCAACTATTCTACAAAGGTTTAAGTGAAGAGCGTTCAAAAGACGTTGATAAATTCTTCAACAACTTGCACACGCCACTAGTGAACGAATCGGCAGAGCAAGAAGTATTAGATAACAAACAACGTAGCATGTTAGGTAAATTAATCGCAGCAGCGGGTGCTTTTGTGATGTTGTTAGTTGCTCTACCAAACAGCTTTGGCGACCGTTTAGTATTCATTCTTTGTGGTGCCATTATTCTTGGAGTGGGTGTACTGCTGATTAAAGCAAACACCAGCAATAAGAAACCACCTCTTGGGCAAGCTGTAGAAACCGAGTCTTAG
- a CDS encoding SDR family NAD(P)-dependent oxidoreductase — protein MNQLFNLDGKVAVITGGTSGIGAAAAERMAKAGATVVIAGRKNAIEFADRIGGIFVKTDVSDENSVRNLMAVANDLCGKIDIVVNCAGVNRGYNTLLESEKEDFDFNFNVNTMGVVYGIKHATQYMTQGGSIVNVASAAGVQGVPYLAPYVSSKWAVLGITKTAALELGEQNIRVNAICPTSVDTPMARAEGGEPQLRMEHKAVPLGRIAEPEEVAAIIHFLAAPDCAFVNGQTIGVDGGFTAGMSINAYNSLAAE, from the coding sequence ATGAATCAACTATTTAATTTAGACGGTAAAGTGGCGGTAATCACCGGTGGCACTTCTGGTATTGGTGCAGCAGCAGCCGAGCGTATGGCAAAAGCTGGCGCAACAGTGGTAATCGCTGGGCGAAAGAATGCTATTGAGTTTGCCGATCGCATTGGCGGTATTTTTGTAAAAACCGATGTGTCAGACGAAAACTCGGTTCGCAACCTGATGGCCGTAGCCAACGACCTATGCGGAAAAATCGACATTGTAGTCAACTGCGCTGGAGTTAATCGCGGTTACAACACGTTGCTTGAATCTGAAAAAGAAGATTTTGATTTCAATTTTAATGTGAACACCATGGGTGTGGTTTATGGCATTAAACACGCCACACAGTATATGACCCAAGGCGGTAGCATAGTGAATGTTGCCTCTGCCGCGGGTGTACAGGGTGTGCCTTACTTAGCGCCTTATGTAAGCTCTAAATGGGCGGTATTGGGGATTACTAAAACCGCTGCCTTAGAGTTAGGTGAGCAAAATATTCGAGTGAATGCCATTTGTCCAACGTCGGTGGATACACCAATGGCACGAGCCGAAGGTGGTGAGCCTCAATTGCGTATGGAGCATAAAGCAGTGCCGCTTGGTCGCATTGCCGAGCCCGAAGAAGTGGCAGCTATTATTCACTTTCTAGCTGCGCCAGATTGTGCTTTTGTTAATGGACAAACGATTGGTGTAGATGGCGGCTTTACTGCGGGTATGAGTATTAATGCCTACAATAGCTTAGCTGCGGAGTAG
- a CDS encoding FadR/GntR family transcriptional regulator: MANEFAMIEGASRSLHLQVAREIAKSILSGALPQDSIIPSEMELCEQFGVSRTALREAIKHLSSKGLLESRPKIGTRVKSREHWNMLDSQLLSWMSGVGEASDTLTEFLALRRAIEPEAAALAAINASAEQRMKLSEYYQRMVEIAKSEDQSEWVETDLQFHRTVYLATGNSFYIPFANVLQVMFIGFFQHSSKEGGTCMSEHTAIYQAIMAGDPEKAREANLALLNNSNHRLPEENVA; this comes from the coding sequence ATGGCTAACGAATTTGCAATGATTGAAGGCGCTTCGCGCAGTTTACACTTACAAGTAGCAAGGGAGATTGCCAAAAGTATTTTGTCTGGCGCACTTCCTCAAGACAGTATTATTCCATCGGAGATGGAATTGTGTGAACAATTCGGCGTAAGCAGAACTGCTTTGCGTGAAGCAATTAAGCACTTAAGCTCTAAAGGCTTGCTGGAATCTCGCCCTAAAATTGGTACACGAGTTAAAAGTCGTGAACATTGGAATATGTTAGATTCTCAACTGTTAAGTTGGATGTCTGGTGTGGGCGAAGCAAGCGATACACTCACCGAGTTTTTAGCCTTACGTCGTGCTATTGAGCCAGAAGCTGCTGCGTTAGCTGCTATTAATGCCAGTGCTGAACAGCGGATGAAATTGTCTGAGTATTATCAGCGTATGGTCGAGATCGCCAAGAGTGAAGACCAAAGTGAATGGGTAGAAACAGATTTGCAGTTTCACCGTACAGTTTACTTAGCCACTGGCAACAGCTTTTATATTCCTTTTGCTAATGTATTGCAGGTAATGTTCATTGGATTTTTCCAGCATTCGTCAAAAGAAGGTGGAACTTGTATGTCTGAGCATACTGCTATTTACCAAGCAATTATGGCTGGCGACCCAGAAAAGGCCCGCGAAGCAAACTTGGCATTGCTTAATAACAGCAACCACCGATTGCCAGAAGAAAATGTAGCTTAA
- a CDS encoding CDP-alcohol phosphatidyltransferase family protein — protein sequence MLDRYAVKIIKAPLDYSAKQLDNAGLSANQITLIGFFIGLSAIPFLAFQQYHVALALILLNRTFDGLDGALARRQGCSDFGGYLDIVCDFIFYSGIVLGFALAAPEQNAVAANVLIWTFMGTGSSFLTFAIMAAKRNIDNTVYPHKSLYYLGGLTEGTETIATFVLFCLFPQHFATLALIFAALCSVTTVTRILAAKATFTDNGGTSNTAA from the coding sequence ATGTTAGACCGTTACGCCGTAAAAATTATAAAAGCGCCATTAGATTACAGTGCTAAACAACTCGATAATGCCGGTTTAAGCGCCAATCAAATTACCCTTATTGGTTTTTTTATTGGTTTAAGCGCCATCCCTTTTCTCGCTTTTCAGCAATACCATGTTGCCTTGGCGCTTATTTTGCTCAATCGGACTTTTGATGGCTTAGACGGTGCATTAGCGCGCCGACAAGGTTGCAGTGATTTTGGCGGCTATCTCGACATTGTTTGCGATTTTATTTTTTACTCCGGCATTGTGTTGGGTTTTGCGCTAGCAGCTCCCGAGCAAAATGCCGTTGCGGCCAATGTACTTATTTGGACCTTTATGGGCACCGGTTCAAGCTTCTTAACCTTTGCGATTATGGCCGCTAAGCGCAACATTGATAATACAGTGTATCCGCATAAGTCGTTGTATTATTTAGGTGGTTTAACGGAAGGAACAGAAACTATCGCCACCTTTGTACTATTTTGTTTGTTCCCACAACACTTCGCTACGTTGGCACTTATCTTTGCCGCATTGTGCAGCGTAACCACGGTCACTCGAATACTGGCAGCTAAAGCCACATTTACCGACAACGGCGGCACAAGCAACACCGCTGCGTAA